The Arthrobacter burdickii genomic interval CCGGACTCACCGACCAGGCCCAGGACCTCGCCCGGTTGGATGGTGAGCGAGACGCCGGAGACCGCCTTGAAGGGTGGCTGGCGGAACCGGCCCGGGTACTCGATGTCCACGTCCCGGAGCTCGAGCGCCGGCACCACGCCCGATGCCCTGTGCGTCTCCTGCGCGCGCACGGCCGCCTCCGCGTACCCCTCGTGGATGCTCAGGCGCCCGTCCACCACCTCGACGTCGGAGAGGACGCCGCCCACCTTCGACCCGAGGTGGGGAACCGCTCCGAGGAGCTGCTTCGTGTAGGCCTCGGCCGGGGCGGCGAACAGCTGCGCCGTCGGTGCCGCCTCGACGATCCGCCCGCGCTCCATGACGACGACGTGGTCCGCGAGGTCGGCGACCACTCCCATGTCGTGGGTGATGAGCAGCACGGCGCTGTTGAGCCTCTTGTTGAGCTTGCGCAGGAGGTCGAGCACCTCCGCCTGCACCGTGACGTCGAGCGCCGTCGTGGGTTCGTCGGCGATGAGGAGCATCGGATCGTTCGCCAGGGCGATGGCGATCATCGCGCGCTGGCGCTGGCCGCCCGAGAACTGGTGGGGAAAGTTGTCGTAGCGGCGCTCCGGCTCGGGGATCTCGACCATGCGGAGCAGCTCGATGGCGCGCTTCTTCGCCTGGGCCGGTGACAGCTCCGTGTGCTGTTCGACGGCCTCCCGGATCTGTTCACCCACCGTCAGCACGGGATTCAGCGCCGTCATGGGTTCCTGGAAGATCATCGCGATCTCGTTGCCGCGGACCCGCCGGAGGGTGCCCTGCGGCGCACCGATCAGTTCGCGGCCGAGCATCTTCGCGCTGCCGGTCGAGCGACCGTTGCGGGGGAGCAGGCCGAGCAGGGCCATGGAGGACATGCTCTTGCCGGATCCGGATTCGCCGACGATCGCCAGGATCTCGCCGGGGTGGATCTCGTAGGAGACGTCCTCCGCCGCCATGACCCATTCGTTGTCGACGTTGAACTCGACGCCGAGGCCGCGGACCGCGAGGATGGGGCCGCTGGCGAGCGGAGTCTGCTCGTCCGTGATAATGACGGAACTGGAACTCATTGCTTCACCCTTGTCTGCTTGGGGTCGAACGCGTCGCGCAGGCCGTCACCGATGAAGTTGACGGCCAGGGCGATGCCGATGATGAACGCTCCGGGCCAGAGGAACAGCCACGGGCGCACCGTGAGGGCCGAGCGGTTGTCGTTGATGGCCTTGCCGAGCGAGGTGTCCGGCGCCGTGACGCCGAGGCCCAGGAAGCTCAGGCCCGTCTCGAGGAGGATGGCGCCGGAGATCGCGAGCGTCGTGGACACGATGATGACTCCGACCGTGTTGGGCAGGATGTGCCGGAAGATGATGCGGGCCGAACTCGCACCGACGGACTTCGCCGACTCGACGAACTCCTTCTCGCGCAGCGACAGGAACTCGCCGCGCACGAGCCGCGCGAGGCCGGTCCACGTGACGAGGCCGAGGAAGATCGCGAAGGGGATGATGCCGTGCTTCGCCACGATGCCGGCGACCGCCGCGGCGATGACGACCGTCGGGATGGTGATGACGACGTCGGTGATGCGCATGAGGAACGCTTCGGTCCAGCCGCGGAAGTACCCCGAGACCGCCCCCACCGTCGTGCCGATGACCATGGCCACCAGCCCGACGATGAACGCGATGATCAGGGAGGTCTGGATGCCGCGCATGGTGAGCGCGAAGTAGTCGCGGCCGAGGACGTCCTGGCCGAACGGGTGCTCGCCCAGGCTGAAGGGCCAGAGCGTCAGCGTGGGGCGTCCCTCGTTGAAGCGCGCGGCGAGGACGTCGTAGTCCTTGTTCCACCAGCCGGGGATCCCTGCGAAACCGATCGAGCTGAAGGCGAGGAGGAAGATCAGCACCAGCAGGGCGATGCCCGCGAGGGCACCCTTGTGGCGGAAGAACCGCTCACGGATCAGGCGCCCCTGGCTCTTGGCCTCGGTGGTGCGGATGCGGTCCGTCTGCTCCCGCGTGGGGGCGGCGGTCGCGATGTCGTTGTCCTGGCTCTGGAGCGTCATCTCGGACAGCTCCAGGGACGTGCGGGAGTCGTCCCGCATCTTGTCGTCAGTGCTCATGGGTGTGTCCTAGCTCAGGGTGATGCGCGGGTCGAGGAACGCGTAGGCGATGTCGGCGAGCATGTTGAACAGCACGGCAGCCGTTCCGACGACCAGGAAGAAGGCCATGACGGGGCCCGGGTCGACGTTGTCGATGCCCTCGACGAACATGTTGCCCATGCCGTTCCAG includes:
- a CDS encoding ABC transporter ATP-binding protein; the protein is MSSSSVIITDEQTPLASGPILAVRGLGVEFNVDNEWVMAAEDVSYEIHPGEILAIVGESGSGKSMSSMALLGLLPRNGRSTGSAKMLGRELIGAPQGTLRRVRGNEIAMIFQEPMTALNPVLTVGEQIREAVEQHTELSPAQAKKRAIELLRMVEIPEPERRYDNFPHQFSGGQRQRAMIAIALANDPMLLIADEPTTALDVTVQAEVLDLLRKLNKRLNSAVLLITHDMGVVADLADHVVVMERGRIVEAAPTAQLFAAPAEAYTKQLLGAVPHLGSKVGGVLSDVEVVDGRLSIHEGYAEAAVRAQETHRASGVVPALELRDVDIEYPGRFRQPPFKAVSGVSLTIQPGEVLGLVGESGSGKSTIARAVTGLIRTSGGRVSIGGTDITDLSARQLLPLRKKFAIVFQDPAASLNPRLSIGDSIGEPLLLHEKPGRAELDRRVASLLDDVQLPVAFRNRYPHELSGGQRQRVGIARALSLRPDLLVADEPTSALDVSVQARVLDLLQELQRERGFACLFVSHDLAVVELLASHIAVLNKGTLVEQGSTEQILKYPRDPYTRRLLAAAPVPDPAEQSLRREQRSAILAAGAE
- a CDS encoding ABC transporter permease → MSTDDKMRDDSRTSLELSEMTLQSQDNDIATAAPTREQTDRIRTTEAKSQGRLIRERFFRHKGALAGIALLVLIFLLAFSSIGFAGIPGWWNKDYDVLAARFNEGRPTLTLWPFSLGEHPFGQDVLGRDYFALTMRGIQTSLIIAFIVGLVAMVIGTTVGAVSGYFRGWTEAFLMRITDVVITIPTVVIAAAVAGIVAKHGIIPFAIFLGLVTWTGLARLVRGEFLSLREKEFVESAKSVGASSARIIFRHILPNTVGVIIVSTTLAISGAILLETGLSFLGLGVTAPDTSLGKAINDNRSALTVRPWLFLWPGAFIIGIALAVNFIGDGLRDAFDPKQTRVKQ